The following proteins are encoded in a genomic region of Ananas comosus cultivar F153 linkage group 25, ASM154086v1, whole genome shotgun sequence:
- the LOC109703528 gene encoding splicing factor U2af large subunit A-like isoform X2, producing the protein MSNEQTISAFFSQVMTAIGGNTAGPGDAVVNVYINHEKKFAFVEMRSVEEASNAMALDGIVFEGVAVRVRRPTDYNPSLAATLGPSQPSPHLNLAAVGLTSGAISGGSEGPDRIFVGGLPHFFTDSQIRELLESFGPLRGFDVVKDRETGNSKGYGFCVYQDPAVTDIACAALNGLKMGDRTLTVRRASASMGPIKPEQELILQQAQQQIAMQKIALQIGGSPPFPGSGVVLSVAPPTKIVCLTEVVSMDELKDDEEYEEILEDMREESGKFGALVNVVIPRPSPAGEMIPGIGKVFLEYADAAGSARAKAALHGRKFGGNVVTATYYPEDKFLNGDYGAVTVA; encoded by the exons ATGTCAAATGAACAG ACAATTTCTGCATTCTTCAGCCAGGTCATGACTGCTATTGGAGGAAACACTGCTGGACcag GTGATGCTGTTGTCAATGTGTACATCAACCATGAAAAGAAGTTTGCTTTTGTTGAAATGAGATCAGTAGAAGAAGCAAGTAATGCAATGGCATTagatggaatagtatttgaG GGAGTTGCAGTGAGAGTTCGAAGACCTACCGACTACAACCCTTCTTTGGCAGCAACGCTTGGACCTAGCCAACCAAGTCCTCATCTGAACTTAGCTGCCGTTGGCCTAACATCGGG GGCAATCAGTGGTGGCTCAGAGGGACCTGATCGAATATTTGTTGGTGGTCTGCCTCACTTCTTCACAGATTCACAGATACGGGAGTTACTAGAATCCTTCGG GCCTCTACGTGGATTTGACGTAGTTAAAGATAGGGAGACTGGGAATTCCAAAGGTTATGGTTTTTGTGTCTATCAG GATCCAGCGGTCACTGACATTGCTTGTGCTGCACTTAATGGCCTAAAAATGGGTGACAGAACACTTACTGTACGCCGTGCTTCTGCTAG TATGGGTCCCATCAAACCGGAGCAAGAATTGATTTTGCAACAGGCGCAACAACAGATAGCTATGCAG AAAATAGCTTTACAGATCGGTGGGAGCCCACCTTTTCCAGGATCAGGAGTGGTGCTTTCTGTAGCGCCTCCAACTAAAATTGTCTGCTTGACTGAG GTGGTCTCTATGGATGAACTGAAAGATGATGAAGAATATGAAGAGATATTAGAAGATATGAGAGAGGAGAGTGGGAAGTTTG GTGCATTGGTCAATGTTGTTATTCCTCGGCCTAGTCCGGCAGGAGAGATGATTCCTGGAATTGGAAAA GTATTTTTGGAGTATGCGGATGCCGCAGGCTCCGCTAGGGCAAAGGCGGCTCTTCACGGAAGGAAATTTGGTGGAAACGTTGTTACCGCGACATATTATCCTGAAGACAAGTTTCTAAATGGAGATTACGGGGCAGTAACGGTGGCTTAA
- the LOC109703528 gene encoding splicing factor U2af large subunit A-like isoform X1: MEREKVRERDMDLSRNKARDRGRDKVTDQGRERHRDRHHEEHHIERSSKNLRGKEEGDKYDSRRGRDFDRRNHNYERGRMRRHRSRSRSKDRLGKRFQSRSRSPSKSKRASGFDMGPAVTPALPSVTITGQSPVIPQTVAGVFPAISPLAAPQQFAAISLLPAQAINQQATRHARRVYVGGLPPMSNEQTISAFFSQVMTAIGGNTAGPGDAVVNVYINHEKKFAFVEMRSVEEASNAMALDGIVFEGVAVRVRRPTDYNPSLAATLGPSQPSPHLNLAAVGLTSGAISGGSEGPDRIFVGGLPHFFTDSQIRELLESFGPLRGFDVVKDRETGNSKGYGFCVYQDPAVTDIACAALNGLKMGDRTLTVRRASASMGPIKPEQELILQQAQQQIAMQKIALQIGGSPPFPGSGVVLSVAPPTKIVCLTEVVSMDELKDDEEYEEILEDMREESGKFGALVNVVIPRPSPAGEMIPGIGKVFLEYADAAGSARAKAALHGRKFGGNVVTATYYPEDKFLNGDYGAVTVA, translated from the exons AtggaaagagagaaagttcGCGAGAGAGACATGGATCTGAGTAGGAATAAGGCAAGAGATCGCGGTCGAGATAAGGTAACAGATCAGGGTAGGGAAAGACATCGGGATCGGCACCACGAAGAGCATCACATAGAGAGAAGCTCTAAGAATCTGAGAGGAAAAGAGGAAGGTGATAAATATGATTCCCGAAGGGGTCGTGATTTCGACCG GCGGAATCACAATTATGAAAGGGGTAGAATGCGTAGACATAGATCACGGTCTCGTTCGAAGGATAGGTTGGGAAAGCGATTTCAATCCCGCTCTCGTTCTCCTTCTAAAAG cAAAAGAGCAAGCGGCTTTGACATGGGTCCTGCTGTTACCCCTGCGCTGCCTAGTGTTACAATTACAG GACAATCTCCTGTGATTCCTCAAACTGTGGCTGGAGTTTTTCCAGCTATCTCACCTCTTGCAGCACCTCAACAG TTTGCAGCGATATCATTGCTACCAGCACAAGCAATTAACCAGCAG GCAACGAGGCATGCACGGCGTGTCTATGTTGGAGGCCTTCCACCCATGTCAAATGAACAG ACAATTTCTGCATTCTTCAGCCAGGTCATGACTGCTATTGGAGGAAACACTGCTGGACcag GTGATGCTGTTGTCAATGTGTACATCAACCATGAAAAGAAGTTTGCTTTTGTTGAAATGAGATCAGTAGAAGAAGCAAGTAATGCAATGGCATTagatggaatagtatttgaG GGAGTTGCAGTGAGAGTTCGAAGACCTACCGACTACAACCCTTCTTTGGCAGCAACGCTTGGACCTAGCCAACCAAGTCCTCATCTGAACTTAGCTGCCGTTGGCCTAACATCGGG GGCAATCAGTGGTGGCTCAGAGGGACCTGATCGAATATTTGTTGGTGGTCTGCCTCACTTCTTCACAGATTCACAGATACGGGAGTTACTAGAATCCTTCGG GCCTCTACGTGGATTTGACGTAGTTAAAGATAGGGAGACTGGGAATTCCAAAGGTTATGGTTTTTGTGTCTATCAG GATCCAGCGGTCACTGACATTGCTTGTGCTGCACTTAATGGCCTAAAAATGGGTGACAGAACACTTACTGTACGCCGTGCTTCTGCTAG TATGGGTCCCATCAAACCGGAGCAAGAATTGATTTTGCAACAGGCGCAACAACAGATAGCTATGCAG AAAATAGCTTTACAGATCGGTGGGAGCCCACCTTTTCCAGGATCAGGAGTGGTGCTTTCTGTAGCGCCTCCAACTAAAATTGTCTGCTTGACTGAG GTGGTCTCTATGGATGAACTGAAAGATGATGAAGAATATGAAGAGATATTAGAAGATATGAGAGAGGAGAGTGGGAAGTTTG GTGCATTGGTCAATGTTGTTATTCCTCGGCCTAGTCCGGCAGGAGAGATGATTCCTGGAATTGGAAAA GTATTTTTGGAGTATGCGGATGCCGCAGGCTCCGCTAGGGCAAAGGCGGCTCTTCACGGAAGGAAATTTGGTGGAAACGTTGTTACCGCGACATATTATCCTGAAGACAAGTTTCTAAATGGAGATTACGGGGCAGTAACGGTGGCTTAA
- the LOC109728954 gene encoding CBS domain-containing protein CBSX5, which translates to MAVSLLQSHEVSDLCIGKPPLRSLPPSAAVGEALAALKRGGDAFLGVWASPERGAFAGKVCMVDVLCFLCAEDNIASPAAALDKPVSALIPKGPALVRRVEPHSSLLESLDAILDGAQSLVVPIRSASAAARKKPSAAASPEFCWLTPEDFVRFFLSSIALFSPAAALSVSALGVVRPASLAVRHYDPALSAVPLLRAALAEQTSVAVLADDGRRLIGEISPSTLVHCADESAAAALAVLSAGDLMSFLDCFGAPPESTLRAVKYRLADAGLLGMLDLLDPDVPPPFSSSSSSSASSASSSSDDDDEPSPPPTKPRRARSMGSYSARMGRRSEEAIVCHPRSSLVAVMIQALAHRVSYVWVVDDDDDYALVGIVRFADMLRVFRGQIQHQPLPEGE; encoded by the exons ATGGCAGTGAGCCTCCTGCAGTCTCATGAGGTGTCGGACCTCTGCATCGGGAAGCCGCCGCTGAGATCGCTCCCGCCGAGCGCCGCCGTGGGAGAGGCGCTCGCCGCGCTGAAGAGAGGCGGCGACGCGTTCCTCGGCGTCTGGGCCTCGCCGGAGCGCGGGGCCTTCGCCGGGAAGGTGTGCATGGTGGATGTCCTCTGCTTCCTCTGCGCCGAGGATAACAtcgcctcccccgccgccgccctcgacaAGCCCGTCTCCGCCCTCATCCCTAAGGGCCCCGCCCTCGTCCGCCGCGTCGAGCCCCATTCCAG CTTATTGGAATCTCTGGACGCGATCTTGGACGGGGCGCAGAGCCTCGTCGTTCCTatccgctccgcctccgccgccgcgaggAAGaagccctccgccgccgcctcgccggaGTTTTGCTGGCTGACCCCTGAGGACTTCGTGCGCTTCTTCCTCAGCTCCATCGCGCTCTTCTCCCCGGCCGCGGCGCTCTCCGTGTCCGCGCTCGGCGTCGTGCGCCCCGCGTCCCTCGCCGTGCGCCACTACGACCCCGCCCTCTCCGCCGTCCCCCTCCTCCGCGCCGCCCTCGCCGAGCAAACCTCCGTCGCCGTGCTCGCCGACGACGGGCGCCGCCTCATCGGCGAGATCTCCCCCTCCACCCTCGTCCACTGCGCCGACgagtccgccgccgccgccctcgccgtcCTCTCCGCCGGCGACCTCATGTCCTTCCTCGACTGCTTCGGCGCCCCGCCCGAGTCCACCCTCCGCGCCGTCAAATACCGCCTCGCCGACGCCGGCCTCCTCGGCATGCTCGACCTCCTCGACCCCGACGTCCcccctcccttctcctcctcctcctcctcctccgcctcctccgcctcgtcctcctccgaCGATGACGATGAACCCTCTCCGCCCCCGACGAAGCCGAGACGGGCGAGGTCGATGGGCAGCTACTCGGCCAGGATGGGCCGGCGATCGGAGGAGGCGATCGTGTGCCACCCGCGGAGCTCGCTCGTGGCGGTGATGATCCAGGCGCTGGCGCACCGCGTGAGCTACGTGTGGgtcgtcgacgacgacgacgactacgCCCTCGTCGGCATCGTCCGCTTCGCCGACATGCTTAGAGTCTTCCGGGGGCAGATTCAGCACCAGCCCTTGCCCGAAGGcgagtag